From Anopheles funestus chromosome 3RL, idAnoFuneDA-416_04, whole genome shotgun sequence, a single genomic window includes:
- the LOC125771682 gene encoding rho-related BTB domain-containing protein 2 isoform X5 codes for MNRSPCWLQSVPVLERSWEIVDGVNVSLRLWDTFGDHDKDRRFAYGRSDVVLLCFSIANPVSLRNCRAMWYPEIRKFCPDTPVILVGCKNDLRYMYRDETYLSYFGERSPFVRAARKSDLVMPDEARAVAKELGVAYYETSVFTYFGVNEVFENAIRAALIARREHRFWMTNLKRVQRPLLQAPFRPPKPPPPEVTVITGTHTKDMLNMFNSQCYTDLVLIVGTIRFSVHRFMLASSSNAFHRLLMMDISDIGARSSSESSMVSSTFGESTTADFNEDTECLIRLEQNKVAPNRMWEQLKRRSSYQALPTVEPKKDLYRELHHPVFQSIRVFQIDSGRHSYTQTQTVVQISKVITPQAMQQCLKFIYTGTIDRDCLDLQTASIGLILEIRQAAEFLELPQLMVLLSNTQANQSFMNDETIQHYSTCMKQNLEKYCVQNGIFGDITFELDDGHMKAHRAMLVARCDVMKAMLNGDFREAHANLIVLPGVTEYTFHKLLCYLYTDEIPPISADKCLNLLELANRLCLPRLLNLVECRVIEDLLRMSQNETSEAVEHCLRLLEPVKLHNAHQLAEWCMSYLCVNYNSICRLSPRSLKSLHPDNQDYLREHRWPPVWYLKDYDYYQRCMNEMNRELNNGKKDCTADDKGCLCFSGVFFWLLGKSKRSAATAKSAIHASGKGSATAGNDQQDAVSTSLFQSNANSVNQLDPEHDAGDL; via the exons ATGAATAGGTCGCCCTGTTGGTTACAGAGTGTTCCG GTCCTCGAACGTTCGTGGGAAATTGTGGACGGTGTTAATGTATCATTACGCCTCTGGGACACATTCGGCGATCACGACAAGGATCGACGGTTTGCATACGGACG TTCCGACGTGGTGTTGCTATGCTTTTCGATAGCAAATCCCGTCTCACTGCGTAACTGTCGCGCCATGTGGTACCCGGAGATTCGGAAGTTTTGTCCAGACACACCCGTCATACTGGTTGGCTGCAAGAACGATCTGCGGTACATGTACCGCGATGAAACGTATCTGTCCTACTTCGGCGAACGAAGCCCTTTCGTACGTGCAGCGCGCAAATCCGATCTAGTGATGCCGGATGAGGCACGGGCAGTAGCGAAGGAGCTGGGCGTTGCGTACTACGAGACGAGCGTATTCACGTACTTTGGCGTGAACGAAGTGTTTGAGAATGCGATCCGGGCGGCATTAATTGCGCGCCGCGAGCATCGCTTCTGGATGACCAATCTGAAGCGTGTTCAGAGGCCACTGCTACAG GCCCCATTTCGACCGCCGAAACCTCCGCCGCCGGAAGTAACCGTTATTACCGGCACGCATACAAAGGACATGCTTAACATGTTCAATTCCCAGTGCTATACAGATCTAGTATTAATTGTCGGTACTATCCGTTTTTCCGTACATAGATTTATGTTAGCTAGTAGTTCTAATGCATTTCATAG GTTATTAATGATGGACATCAGTGACATTGGTGCAAGAAGCAGCAGCGAGTCTAGTATGGTAAGCTCGACGTTTGGTGAATCGACGACGGCCGATTTTAACGAGGATACAGAGTGTCTAATACGGCTCGAGCAGAACAAGGTGGCTCCCAATCG CATGTGGGAGCAACTGAAACGAAGATCCAGCTATCAGGCATTGCCAACGGTAGAACCGAAGAAAGATCTCTATCGGGAGTTGCATCATCCCGTGTTTCAAAGTATTAGAGTGTTCCAG ATCGACAGTGGAAGACATAGCTACACGCAAACGCAGACGGTTGTGCAGATTAGTAAGGTAATCACACCGCAAGCAATGCAGCAGTGTTTGAAGTTTATCTATACGGGCACGATCGATCGAGACTGTCTCGATTTGCAG ACTGCGTCGATAGGATTAATACTg GAAATACGACAAGCGGCAGAATTTCTGGAACTACCCCAGTTGATGGTGCTGCTATCCAACACGCAGGCAAACCAAAGCTTCATGAACGATGAAACGATTCAACACTATTCGACG TGTATGAAGCAAAATTTGGAGAAATATTGTGTTCAGAATGGTATCTTCGGTGATATCACGTTCGAGCTGGACGATGGCCATATGAAGGCACATCGTGCCATGCTGGTCGCGCGCTGTGATGTTATGAAGGCGATGCTAAACGGCGATTTCCGCGAGGCGCATGCCAATTTg ATCGTACTTCCCGGTGTAACGGAGTACACCTTCCACAAGCTGCTGTGCTATCTGTACACCGACGAAATACCGCCCATCTCGGCGGACAAATGTCTCAACCTGCTCGAGCTGGCCAATCGGTTGTGTTTGCCCCGGTTGCTTAACTTGGTCGAGTGCCGTGTGATCGAAGATTTGCTTCGCATGTCACAGAATGAAACGAGCGAAGCGGTCGAACACTGTCTGCGGCTACTGGAACCGGTGaag CTGCACAACGCACACCAGCTAGCGGAATGGTGCATGTCGTATTTGTGCGTGAACTACAACAGCATCTGTCGGCTGTCACCCCGCAGCCTGAAAAGTCTTCATCCGGACAATCAGGACTATCTGCGGGAACATCGTTGGCCACCGGTATGGTATCTGAAGGACTACGACTACTATCAGCGCTGCATGAACGAGATGAACCGCGAGCTGAACAATGGCAAAAAAGACTGTACCGCAGACGATAAGGGTTGTCTGTGCTTTTCGGGAG TGTTTTTCTGGCTATTAGGAAAATCGAAACGATCGGCAGCTACGGCAAAATCGGCAATTCATGCATCCGGTAAAGGGTCGGCCACTGCCGGGAATGATCAGCAGGATGCAGTTAGTACCAGCCTCTTCCAATCAAACGCCAACTCGGTCAACCAGCTCGATCCGGAACACGATGCCGGTGATCTTTGA
- the LOC125771682 gene encoding rho-related BTB domain-containing protein 2 isoform X6 has product MWYPEIRKFCPDTPVILVGCKNDLRYMYRDETYLSYFGERSPFVRAARKSDLVMPDEARAVAKELGVAYYETSVFTYFGVNEVFENAIRAALIARREHRFWMTNLKRVQRPLLQAPFRPPKPPPPEVTVITGTHTKDMLNMFNSQCYTDLVLIVGTIRFSVHRFMLASSSNAFHRLLMMDISDIGARSSSESSMVSSTFGESTTADFNEDTECLIRLEQNKVAPNRMWEQLKRRSSYQALPTVEPKKDLYRELHHPVFQSIRVFQIDSGRHSYTQTQTVVQISKVITPQAMQQCLKFIYTGTIDRDCLDLQTASIGLILEIRQAAEFLELPQLMVLLSNTQANQSFMNDETIQHYSTCMKQNLEKYCVQNGIFGDITFELDDGHMKAHRAMLVARCDVMKAMLNGDFREAHANLIVLPGVTEYTFHKLLCYLYTDEIPPISADKCLNLLELANRLCLPRLLNLVECRVIEDLLRMSQNETSEAVEHCLRLLEPVKLHNAHQLAEWCMSYLCVNYNSICRLSPRSLKSLHPDNQDYLREHRWPPVWYLKDYDYYQRCMNEMNRELNNGKKDCTADDKGCLCFSGVFFWLLGKSKRSAATAKSAIHASGKGSATAGNDQQDAVSTSLFQSNANSVNQLDPEHDAGDL; this is encoded by the exons ATGTGGTACCCGGAGATTCGGAAGTTTTGTCCAGACACACCCGTCATACTGGTTGGCTGCAAGAACGATCTGCGGTACATGTACCGCGATGAAACGTATCTGTCCTACTTCGGCGAACGAAGCCCTTTCGTACGTGCAGCGCGCAAATCCGATCTAGTGATGCCGGATGAGGCACGGGCAGTAGCGAAGGAGCTGGGCGTTGCGTACTACGAGACGAGCGTATTCACGTACTTTGGCGTGAACGAAGTGTTTGAGAATGCGATCCGGGCGGCATTAATTGCGCGCCGCGAGCATCGCTTCTGGATGACCAATCTGAAGCGTGTTCAGAGGCCACTGCTACAG GCCCCATTTCGACCGCCGAAACCTCCGCCGCCGGAAGTAACCGTTATTACCGGCACGCATACAAAGGACATGCTTAACATGTTCAATTCCCAGTGCTATACAGATCTAGTATTAATTGTCGGTACTATCCGTTTTTCCGTACATAGATTTATGTTAGCTAGTAGTTCTAATGCATTTCATAG GTTATTAATGATGGACATCAGTGACATTGGTGCAAGAAGCAGCAGCGAGTCTAGTATGGTAAGCTCGACGTTTGGTGAATCGACGACGGCCGATTTTAACGAGGATACAGAGTGTCTAATACGGCTCGAGCAGAACAAGGTGGCTCCCAATCG CATGTGGGAGCAACTGAAACGAAGATCCAGCTATCAGGCATTGCCAACGGTAGAACCGAAGAAAGATCTCTATCGGGAGTTGCATCATCCCGTGTTTCAAAGTATTAGAGTGTTCCAG ATCGACAGTGGAAGACATAGCTACACGCAAACGCAGACGGTTGTGCAGATTAGTAAGGTAATCACACCGCAAGCAATGCAGCAGTGTTTGAAGTTTATCTATACGGGCACGATCGATCGAGACTGTCTCGATTTGCAG ACTGCGTCGATAGGATTAATACTg GAAATACGACAAGCGGCAGAATTTCTGGAACTACCCCAGTTGATGGTGCTGCTATCCAACACGCAGGCAAACCAAAGCTTCATGAACGATGAAACGATTCAACACTATTCGACG TGTATGAAGCAAAATTTGGAGAAATATTGTGTTCAGAATGGTATCTTCGGTGATATCACGTTCGAGCTGGACGATGGCCATATGAAGGCACATCGTGCCATGCTGGTCGCGCGCTGTGATGTTATGAAGGCGATGCTAAACGGCGATTTCCGCGAGGCGCATGCCAATTTg ATCGTACTTCCCGGTGTAACGGAGTACACCTTCCACAAGCTGCTGTGCTATCTGTACACCGACGAAATACCGCCCATCTCGGCGGACAAATGTCTCAACCTGCTCGAGCTGGCCAATCGGTTGTGTTTGCCCCGGTTGCTTAACTTGGTCGAGTGCCGTGTGATCGAAGATTTGCTTCGCATGTCACAGAATGAAACGAGCGAAGCGGTCGAACACTGTCTGCGGCTACTGGAACCGGTGaag CTGCACAACGCACACCAGCTAGCGGAATGGTGCATGTCGTATTTGTGCGTGAACTACAACAGCATCTGTCGGCTGTCACCCCGCAGCCTGAAAAGTCTTCATCCGGACAATCAGGACTATCTGCGGGAACATCGTTGGCCACCGGTATGGTATCTGAAGGACTACGACTACTATCAGCGCTGCATGAACGAGATGAACCGCGAGCTGAACAATGGCAAAAAAGACTGTACCGCAGACGATAAGGGTTGTCTGTGCTTTTCGGGAG TGTTTTTCTGGCTATTAGGAAAATCGAAACGATCGGCAGCTACGGCAAAATCGGCAATTCATGCATCCGGTAAAGGGTCGGCCACTGCCGGGAATGATCAGCAGGATGCAGTTAGTACCAGCCTCTTCCAATCAAACGCCAACTCGGTCAACCAGCTCGATCCGGAACACGATGCCGGTGATCTTTGA